CGAACAGAACCGTCATTCGGCGTCTGCGGCCATCCGTGCGATGTCGCCCAGGCTCATAGAGTTGTATCGCGCCAAGACTGCACGTGCTGCGTCGGAATCGATTTTGGCAAACGCGCTGTTCACGGCGCTCTCCACCGGGCAACCTGGGTGGTCGCGTGGCCCCGAAGAGGTGGACCAGCCAGGGCGACCAAGCGCCTCGAAAACCTCGGCAACGGATATGGAGTCTAGTGATCTTGTCACACACCAGCCGCCACTTCGTCCCCTTGTAGTTTCGATCAGCCCGTTCTCACGTAAGCCGGCCAGCATGCGCCGGACCACGACTGCATTGATCGACAACATCTTCGCGATCTCGGCCGATGACATTACCCGCTCCCGGAGCGACAGATGAATCAGTGCGTGCAGAACACGGGGAAGTCTGAGGTCAGGCGTCACGCAAATATCCTTAAATGTAGCATCAGGAATTACATTATACGGCTTTGCCGTGTATATGTTACCTCGCATGTCACATATTGGAGCGCCACGGTGAACCGTGGTCAAGCCATCAAAGTGCTCGCGGCCCCAGCCATTCTGTCTTTCATCGGGAGCAGGCGAGCAAGGGTTGCCCTTACGGAGACAACGAGATGACCAAGCTAAATTACCGAGATGTCGAGGCCAATGGCCTCCGGATGCGGGTTGCCGACCATGGCGAGGGGTCGCTTGTCCTGCTCTGCCACGGCTTTCCGGAATCGGCCTATGCGTGGCGCCACCAGCTTTTTGATCTTGCAGAGGCGGGATACCGCGCTGTTGCGCCTGACTTGCGGGGTATCGGGGGAACGTCGGCCCCCGCCGATACGGAGGCATATGCGCTTCAGCACCTCGTCGCCGATGTTGTTGCCTTGCTGGACGCGCTTGGCGCGGCCAAGGCGGTTATCGTTGGCAATGACTGGGGCGCAACGCTTGCTTGGCAGGCCGCGCTGTTGCGCCCGGACCGATTTCGTGCGGTCGCTGCTGTCGGCGTGCCGATCATGAGCCAGCCTCCGGTGGCGCCGACACAGATATTTCCGCAGACCGAGGATGCTCTTTTCTACACGCTCTATTTCCAGAACGAGGGCGTTGCAGAGAAGGAGTTCGAAGCCGATATCCGCCGAACGCTGCTCAAGATCTACCATGCAGCATCGGACGGAGCAGGCCCCCGCATCGAGGGAGACGGGACGCCCAATCCATTCGGGATGGTTTCACAAGAAAGTGGCTTGCTCTCTTCTCTTCCGATGCCGGAGCGAGCCCCGTCATGGCTATCCGATGAGGACCTCGCTGTTTTCGTTTCAGATTATGTTCAGAGCGGCTTTCGGGGTGGGCTGAACCTCTATCGCAACTTGGACCGGAATTGGGCGCTGCACGCGGCATTTGCTGGTCTTCCGGTCCAGGTGCCCGCCCTTTATATGGTCGGCTCTCGCGATACCGGACTCTCTATGTCGGGTATGCGACAGATGGTCGAGGCACAAAAAGACCTCGCGCCACAGCTACGCGAACCAATTTTCCTTGATGGCTGCGGGCACTGGGCGCCCCAAGAGCAGTCGGCGCGAGTTAGCGAGAACCTTCTCCGCTTTCTTGCAGAGGTCACGTCGCAAGAAATATAGTTTTAAACCTTTATGCCGAACAGCTTTGCCGCATTCCGGTAAGCGATTTTTTCCTTGGCTTCGCGTGGCAGGTCCACGGCCCGGAACCAGTCGGTTCCCTGCTTCATGTCTGCAAACGGGTAATCGATCCCGAACATCACCCGGTCCACGCTGATGTATCTCAGCAAGAGATGAAGCAGTTCGTCCTGGAAGAATGCGCTGGTCGTGTACCAGAAATTGTCGCTGAAATATTGCCCGAGGGGCTTGTTCAGCGCGTCTTGGGTCGACTCGCTCATATCGCCCACGATCCGCTCGTAGTAGAATGGAAGACCCTCTCCCATGTGGCCAATGATCATCTGCAGCTTGGGGTATCTGTCGAACACGCCCGTCAGGACGAGCCGAAGGCATTGCGTAAGCACCTCCTGGTGCCACCCATATCCCGAACCGCTGAAAATGTAATTCTGGAACTCCTGGTCATAGCCCGGCCGCACAGTATGGTAGTAGATATTGAAGACGGCTTCCGGCGGGAAACCTGGGTGCAGGTAAATGGGTACGCCAAGCGCTTCGGCGCGCGCCAGAAGGGGCTCGAAATCGGGATGGTCGAGAAATTTTTCGCCGATGAATCCATTGGTCATGGCGCCGACAAAGCCATCTTCCCGAACGGCGCGTTCCAGTTCGTCCGCTGAAGCTTCCGGGTTCTGCAGCGGCAGGGTTGCATAGGCCTGGAACCGCCCCGGATAGGCCTTCATCGGACCATCGGCGATCATCTTGTTCAGGCGAACCGCAAAATCAATGCCTTCCTGGCCGGGGACATCCTGCACGCCCGGCGTATGCGCGGACAGGATTTGAACGTTGAGCCCGGCCGCATCCATGGCTGCGATGCGGCCAGCGCCGATTTCGTCGAGGCCGGTTTCCTTCAGATACGCGACGTGCTCGTCGTTGATCGCGTTCAGCGCAATGAGTTCGTCGGTGGTGTAGGTCTCTTCCGTGGCGATAAACGGCAGGTCCCGGTCACGATCCGCGATGACCGACGGCTCCGCCGCGGCAGCGCGGGAGATAATGGCAGGCGCCGACAGCCCAGCGCCAACGCCGAGGATTGTCGCGCCGCTCAGAAAGGTGCGGCGTCCCGTTGAAAGGGACATAAGAGGTTTCGCGATCGACTTCATGTGCTTCAGCTCCAATGTTTACATTGATGGGTTTGGCTCGTCCCGGCCAATAGCGGCGGGCAGGTCACTTCGCCTCGCTCGCGATCCCGGAGTCGCCACGGATCGGGATCAGGATTTGAAAAATCAGGCCGTTCGGCGTGTTGTCCGAAAGAGAGATGGCGCCGCGATGGGCGTGGACGATATCGGCGACAATGGAGAGCCCGAGGCCGAAATCTTCCTTGTCCTCTCGTGCATTTTTATGGGACCGCGCCTCATCGCCCTTGAAGAACGGCTCGAAAACCCGCTCTCTCAGATGTTCCGGAATGCCGGGACCGTTATCGGTGACACGGATCTCGCAGCCCGCCTTGCAGTCTCTGAGACTGACGGTGACATCCGTCGCGAACTTGACGCTGTTGTCGCAGAGGTTGGTGACCGCGCGCATGATGGCCATTGGCTTGCAGTCGATGACCATCCGGTTGGGGCCCTCGAACCGGACCGGAAAACCGACATCGCTGAACTCCGCGCAAACGGTCTGCAGCAGGCTTGCAATATCGGCACGCTGTATCGGCTCGGTGGCATAATCATCCCTGAGATATTTCAGGACCTCGTTCAGGAGACCGTCGATGCGCATGATGTCGGACAGCAGCCCATCGCGCACGGGTCCTTCCTCCATGCGGTCGGCGCGCAGCCGCAACCGGGTCAACGGGGTTCGAAGATCATGACCGATGCCGCGCAGCATGCGTGTTCTCGATTCGACCATCACCCGTATCCGGCTTCGCATCGCATTGAGCGCATGGGCAAGCGTCACGATCTCGACAGGTCCGCGCTCTTCGAAAATCTCCGAAGTGTTGGCGATGTCCGCATGCATGGCCGCTTCGGAAATCCGCTGGATCGGCTCGGTGATGACGCGAATGGCAAAGATGAAGAAGAACGCGATCAGAACGACGATCGCGACGGAGTAATATGGCCCCTCGTTGAGGATGGCGCTGTTCAGGATGGTATCCGGAAAGCCGGAAAGGATGAGAAGCGTGTCGTCGTCAACCTTTGCCGCAATCACTCTCTCCCCGTTCCAGAAGGTGCGCCAGCCGCCGACCGGCGGGCGAAGGTGATCGGTCGGAAACAGCAGGTCGATGGCCATGGCCAGCACGCCCTCCGGTTCCGACGGTCCGGTGAAACTCTCGCTCACCGAAAATGGCTCCAGCGAGAAATCCCATCCGGCCTCGCGCGATGCCGACAGGATGGCTTCGCGCGTGTCCGGCGGTGACGCTTTCAGGAGGGTCGCCATCGTATCCACGCGCGTGACGATATCTTCCATGTCGGGCGCGACATCCCGTGCCCATTGCTCCAATACCCTGCCGACAATGGTGACCACGATCAGCGCCACGATGATGATGAGCGTGATCTGGCCTCTAATCGTGTTGGGGAGGAAACGCTTCAGCCTCATAGTTCCTCGACAGTCGCGGTAAACATGTAACCGCCCAGACGTATGGTCTTGATCACGACGGGGTCGCGGACATCATGTTCGATCTTCTGCCGCAATCGGCTGATGTGAACATCGATGCTGCGCTCGATCGGGCCGGCCAGACCGGCATGGGTGACGCCCAGGAGCTCCTCCCGCGTCAGAACGCGGCCCGGGTTTCGGCAAAAGGCGAGCAGGATATCGAACTCATGCGTCGTCAGGCCAACGCGGGCGTTGGTCGGATCGAAGAGTTGCCGTCGAATGGGATCGACGAGCCATCCGTCAAAACGCAATTGCTTTTGTCTCGGCTCTTTCAGCGCAGGCAAGGCGGCGCGCCGCAGCAGGCCGCGTATCCTGGCGATAAGCTCCCGCACACTGAACGGTTTGGTGACATAGTCGTCGGCGCCGATCTCGAGGCCGACGATCCTGTCAATTTCAGCATCGGCCGCCGTCAGCATGACGATCGGAATATTCGTTGCGACCCGCAGCCGCCGACAGAGGCTGAGGCCGCTTTCGCCGGGCAGCATGACATCGAGGATCACCAGGTCGTAACTGGATGCGCGCATGCGTGCATCCATCGCGATGCCGTCCCGGGCGATCTCCGCGATCATTCCGCTTTCGATAAGGCTATCGCGCAGCATCGCGGCGATCTGTGTGTCGTCCTCGACGATCAGAATTCGAGAGGCGTCCGACAAGCTCCGGCTCCTTCACCGTCATATGGCACTTTGTCTGCTTTTGAATAGCACGGCGCAGCATGCGCGTTGGCTGAAGCAATATTAAGATTTGTTTCAGAACCCCCGGCTTTCAAATTCTCCGACACAAAACTTCACACAAGCAAACATCCCGGCGGTCCGGGTCGTGGCACAAGATAGGCATTGAAACCGCCTGTCCGGACTTGGCCATCGGCGAGCACGGGAGACTTGCAGTCGCCATGTCGCCCCACGGCGCAGGGCGAACGGACGCAAGCCCCGCATGAAAATCTGTTCAACAACCAGTTATTGAGAGGATGGTCCTCGTGCATACTTCAAGTTCAGCGTCGAGGGACGTTAACCGGCTTCCCTCGCCAAAGATCGTTGCGCTCAGGCCCATTGATGGAATGGCTGACGGCAGTTGGCCTCCGCAAGGACGTTCCGCCCCTTTGCAGCCATCGCATGTGTTTGGAAAGCTGGTCCTCCTCTCGAGCATGCTGTTCGTCATGTTTCCGCAGATCGACCTCGGCGTTTCGCGGCTCTTCACCGACGGTACGCACTTCTATCTTTCCGACCAAGGAATGCTGGTGCTGATCCGCGATGCCAATCGCATGCTTCCCTACCTTGTTGTGCCCGTGATGATCGTCGTGATGGTGACGAGACCAGTCAGGCGTTCGGCGCCTTTGACGTCGAAGCGCGCCCTCTTCGTTTTGCTCACCTACGCGCTGGGTTCGGCCATCATGGTCCACGCCTTCAAGTTCTTCTTCGGCCGGGCCAGGCCCCAGCATGTGATCGAGTTTGGCGGCGCGATGGATTTCACGCCGGCATGGCAGTTCGCATCGATGTGCGAGAGCAGCTGCTCCTTCCCGTCCGGGGAAGCGGCATCGGCGGCCGCGTTCATGGCCGTTCTGGTGTTCGTGCCGGACGCCTACCGCAAATACGCCGCTGCGGTGATCGTTCCGCTCTCCATCATCGTTGCCCTGAACCGCGTCGTCATGGGCGCTCACTTTCTGTCGGATGCCGTGCTCGGATGGCTGCTCGTCTGCTGGCTGATGTTCTGGCTCCACGGAAAAATGGGGCTGAAGACCGGCGCGTGATGGCGACGGAGCAACGCTGGAATTCCCCAAGGCACATTCGAACCTGCGGATCAGCAAGAGTTGTTGGCGCGTCCAGCGGCGGCGGCGTGGAACGGTCGCGTCAAATCAAACAAGGATGTCAGCATATGGAAATGTTCCTTCAAGCCGCTCGGGCCCAAACAGAACGGCTTCTCTCAGCTCCGGACGTTTCGGTGATCATACCGACATTCAACGAGCGGGATAATGTCGGCAAGCTTGTCGGCCACCTGATCGCAACCCTCAACGGCCTGAACTGGGAGGTGATATTCGTGGATGACGATTCTGCCGATCGCACCGTGGAGGTGCTGCGCGACATAGGCCATTATGAGCCGCGGATACGCTGCATTCGCCGCGTCGGCCGACGCGGGCTTTCTGGTGCGTGCATCGAGGGCATATTGTCCGCGCAGGGCGAGATCGTCGCGGTCATGGATGCCGATCTCCAGCACGACCACCGGCTCCTGCCGGATATGGTCGCCGCCATACGCGACGGAAATGATCTCGCCATCGCCACCCGATACAGCGCGCCCGGTGAGGAAACGGCGCTCTCGCCATTCAGGAGCGCGATGTCCAGGGTCGGGACTTTCCTTGCCCAACGTCTGATCACGGCGCGGACAACCGACCCGATGAGCGGCTTCTTCGCGACGCGCCGTGATCTGGTCGAAGCGGTGGCACCCCGGCTGAGCAACGGAGGGTTCAAGATCCTTTTTGATATCCTTTCAAATGCGGAACCGGATGTCCGTATAGCCGAACTGCCCTACCGCTTCGCCACCCGTTCGGCCGGACACAGCAAGATGGATCGTCGTGTCGCTCTTCAATTCCTGGGGCTACTTTTCACCAAGGCAACGAGAGGGCTGATCTCCCTCAGGCTGGTGTCCTTTCTCTTGATCGGAGCCGCCGGACTGGGCGTGCACATGGCGCTGCTCATCCTGGTTCTTGTGGCAGGCGTGAATTTCGCGGCCGCTCAGGCGATAGCGACCATCATCACCATGATCGTCAATTTTTCCGGCAACAACCTGTTGACCTATTATGACCAACAGTTGCGCGGCCGAGGCTTCTTCCAGGGATTGCTGTTATATATCGCGGTATGCGGCATTGGAGCGGTGGTCAATGTCGGTATCGCGACGGCGCTGTTCACAGTGGCCGGCCCCTGGTGGGTCGCGGGTCTTGCCGGCGCCTTCGTCAGCGGCCTTTGGAACTATCTGGTGACGCAGGCGCTCGTCTGGAATCGTTCGGGCGCGCTATGACAGCCGGTTTTCTCCCTCTCCGCCGGAGTCCTACATGATGGCAACGCCAGCTCAGCCGGACAATGGCAACGCGGACGTCCGTGCCGTCGAGAGACAACAGGTCGACTCCCCCTTTTTTGTCCAAACGCTATCCAGAGAGCTCTCCGCATCGCCGCGACGAATTGCTGTCGCGATCGTGCTTGCCTTCACGCTAGTGCGACTGGTGTGGGCCTATGCGCTCGGCTTTGGCATCGACGAAAGCTATACGATCGGCCAGTCGCGGTTTCTCGCGCTGTCGTATTTCGACCACCCGCCTCTGCACTATTGGATCGCCCACGCGGCCAGCGTTCTCTTCGGAACAGGCTGGGCGATCCGCATTCCCACAGTCCTGATGTTTTCGGCGACCTCGTGGTCAATCTTCTGCTTGACCGAGCGTCTCTTCGGTGGCGTGGCGGCGGTGTTTTCCGTCCTGTTCCTCAACCTTTCGCTGTTCTTTCTTGTCTCTGCCGGCGCCTGGATCGTGCCCGATGGTCCTCTGATGTTCTTTCTGGCGTGCGGCGCTCAGGTCATGGTGAGGATCATTTTCCCGTCCCCTGGGGAGAAAGAGCCCACGATAATCTGGTGGATCCTCGCGGGCGGGCTGTTCGGCCTTGCGGGTCTCGCTAAATACTCCGCGCTCTTCACACTCGCCGGCCTCGTCTTCTTCGTGATCGCAACACGGCATCGGCGGCAGTTGTTAACGGCGGGTCCATATGTCGCGTGCTTCGTGGGTCTGATTGCTATTATGCCCGTGCTGATCTGGAATGTTCAGCATGATTGGGCGTCGTTGCGTTTCCAGACCGGGCGAGGCAGCCCGCAATTTGCGCCTTCTGCCTTTGCCCGCATGGTTCTCGGGCAGATCGTCTGGCTCGGCCCCTGGATCGCCATTCCGCTCGTCCAGTCGGCCCTTCACGCCTTTCGAAAGGGGCGAACGGAAAGAGAGCTGTTTTGCGTGGCCCTTGCCGTTCCGGCCATCGGCTACACCACGCTCCAGGCGCTCTGGAGCGGTGCCGGGTTCCCGCATTGGCCGATGCCGGGGTGGCTGTTCGTCTTTCCATTGCTGGGCGCCAGGCTGAGCGGCCGCATCCGGCCGGCCATTCACTATGCGATCACGATCTCACTCCTGACGCTCACGCTCTTGGTAACGGCAGTCGCGTTGGGCGGCTCGGGAGCGCTTCATCGGCTGAATGTGCCCGCCCTGCATGATCCGACCGAGGACCTTATCGACTGGTCTCCGGTGGCAAAGGTCCTCACGCCTCTCAGGGTCGGCAGGCCGGATGGGCCTGCTGTCGCGGGACTGGACTGGGCGGAGGCCGGCAAGCTGGATTTCGCGGTGGGGGAAATCGCGCCCGTGCTTGTTCTGGGAAGGGACAAGCGGGGATTTGCAACACGGTCGGATCCGCGTCTTGCCGGCAGGCGGGGCCTTGTGATCGTCGCCAGCGAGGAAGCGTGGGCGAAAAAGGGCAGCGGCCTTTCGTGCCTGCCAGAAGATCCCCTTCCCGTTGCGCGCGTGCCGGTGGGCCGGGCAGGGCAGGCGGAATTGACCCTGCTTGTCATCCCCGTCGAAGGATGCATTGGGGCGGCCCAATAAAGCGCTCCAGCCGAGATGGGGAGCCGGTTGCGCATCTTTCATGCGCGCGCCGAGCGACGGCGGACCCTGTGTGGAAGTCAACGTCCGCGACCATGGCTGCGCGGTCTCGTTTCCCGACAACGAACCGCAGGGGCTCGCTGTCGTGTTGAAACGCAATAATGAACAAACGCCGCGGTCTGCGTGATCAGAACTTGTAACCAAGCGAAAGCGAGACCTGCGGCTGCACCTTGCGTTTCACGATCGGGCTGTCGGCGGCATCGCCGACAAGCACCCCGACACCGGCGGCGGCCTGCATCAGCCAGTGTTCGTCAAAGAAATAGGTGGCGGAAACGTCGAAGTCGACGCGCTGCAGGCCGGCTTTCGCCTTGTACTGCGGCAGGCCGGAGGCTGCGGACTGGGCGGCGTTGATGCTGAAATAGCTGTCCATATAATTCTTGTCGGCAATCGTCGCCGCGACACCGGTCGCGACAACGAGCTTGTCACCCATATGCCAGCCGTAGTTTACGCCAATCTCACCCTTTAACCCCTCGCTGCCGCGGATGGTCTTGTCGAGCGCGCCATAGATCTCCCAGGCTCCCCATTCATAACCGGCCCGGAGCCCCGTGGTGATGCCGTAGTCGACATCGCCAAGGCCCTTGAGCAGGGCTCCGTCTTTTTCCGAACGTCCGGGTTCATAGCCGAGACGGGCATCGACGGTGAAGCCGCCATCCTTGTAGACGGTGGCAGCCAGGCCGCCGGGATCAAGCTGAAGCCAGTTGGCATAGCCGATCGACACGATCGGGATACCCCCGATTTTCATCTTGTCGCCGCCCTCATACTCGGGTTCGAAGGTTACGCCGCCGCCGAGGATGACTTCCCAGCGGGATTCGAATGCATCTTTTTCGAGCGGTTGCGGGCCGGAAATAGCGGGCGGCGGGTCATCCCGGACGGCGAAATCTGCCGCATAGGTTCCGTCCGCAAGTCCGATCAGGGAAACGACGCCCGTCAACCCGGCTGCCGTGGCAGTGAAATGTTCTCGTTTTACCATCTGTCATCAAAGCTCCGATGAAACACAAACGTACCGGGGGAACCGGCACAACCTGGGAGGTCGGCCCACAGTGACCTAGGGCGCGGCGGGTCAGTGTTTTCTTTGATGACAAAAGATTGCGGGCGCGCCACATATGTGGCGGCAAAGCGTCCTCGGGAGGGCTTTGGGACGAAGATGTCACCGCGCCGAATGACCGAAATAGGGCTTGCCAAGCGGGGGCATCCGCCGCATCAATTCAGTTCTTCTTCTGGAACTTGGCGCCAGCCGGACGCTTTCGATGACGCAGCTTAAATCCCAAAGCTCTGCCGAGAAGCAACCTGAGCTGTTGCGCGTTCACGCGACCGCAAGTCGTTTTGATCCCCATTTCCACAGCACGTACTCGATCGTGGCGATCAAGCGGGGCTCGGCTGAGATCAGATCGGCCCGATGGAGCGGGACCGCCCGCGCGGGCGATGTCTTCTTTTTCAATCCGTTTGAGGTTCACGCGGCGCGTTGCTGTGAGGATGATGCGGAGTACGACACGTTATACCCATCCAAGGCGTTCCTCGTCCGGTGTCTTTCGATCGATCGCAGCGATGGTCCTCTCAGCATCCGGACGTCCCTCCTCAGGAAGGGCTCGGCGACAAGGGAGCTTGTCGATGTCCTGGAAGCTCCAAGGGTTGAGGATAAAGTCATCGAGGTTTCGCTTCGACGCATGCTTTCAGCGTGTGTTTTTTCGACAAATTCCGCGGAAGAAGGCGTCGGGGCGCTCGTGCAGAGGGCTTGCATGCTGATCCGGAGGAACTGCACACGCGCGATGCGGACCGAGGATCTCGCGCATGAAATGGGGGTGCACAAGAGCCATCTCGTCCGGACTTTCAGCAGTGCGGTGGGCATGGCCCCCCAGACCTATATGCGCCAGGTGCGGGTGGCGAAGGCCAGGGAATTCATGACCGAGGGCGTTCCGCTCAGTGAGGTCGCGCTCATGCTGGATTTCAGCGATCAGGCCCACTTCACACGTGAATTCAAGAAGGTCTACGGCATGCCACCCGGCGCATTCTCGCGCGCTCTTGGCAAATATCGACGATAGGCCGGCGCTTGCACCAACCAGGCGCCCCGACAGGATTGAACTGCCAAAGCGGCGCCCGACCGCAGCCAACACGTTATGCAAATCCTGTTCAATACGCCAAGCGATGGGTTGCGTAACGTCGGCACGCAAACGCCGAGGTTCCCGAGATGCAGCAAGATGAGCTTTCGTATTTGATGAAATTCCCTGATGCCACCGGGCACTTTGGGCAGTTTGGCGGCAATCATTATCCGCCGGAAGTGTGGCCGGCCCTTGAAGAACTCACATCAACCTATCTGTCGCTGCGAGACACGCCGGACTTTCAGCATGACCTCGATACGGTGCGGGTCGGTTTGCAGGGGCGCCCGACGCCGGTCCATTTTCTCAAGACCACCACGGCGGAAGTCGGCGGCGCGCGCATCTACATTAAGCGCGAGGACCTGAACCACACGGGTGCGCACAAGATCAATCACTGCGTGGGGTTCGCGCTGCTTGCCCACAGGATGGGCAAGCGCAAGCTGATTGCTGAAACGGGAGCGGGACAGCACGGGGTCGCACTGGCCTCTGCCGCCGCCTATTTCGGTCTCGATTGCGAGATCCATATGGGCGAAGTCGACATGGCGAAGCAGGCCTCGAACGTCGGGCGCATGCGCCTCCTCGGCGCGCGGGTGGTCGCGGCAAGCGCTGGGCAGTCCGCCCTGAAAGAGGCGAGCGACGCCGCGTTCAGCGCCTATATCGAGCAGCATGAGCACGCCCTCTACGCGATCGGTTCGGCGATAGGGCCGCACCCCTTTCCCATGATCGTGCGCGATTTCCAGTCAGTCGTGGGACGAGAGGCGCGTAGTCAGTTCCTGTCTCTGAGCGAAGGGCAGTTGCCCGACCATGTCGTGGCCTGCGTCGCGGGTGGATCGAACGCAATGGGCCTCTATTCAGGCTTCCTCGACGATCCAGCCGTTACGCTCCATGCCGTGGAACCGCTTGGTACGTCAAATGAGACCGGCAAACATGCCGCCACACTCTCCTTCGGAACGCCCGGCAAGCTCCATGGTGCACAGTCCCTCGTTTTGCAGCAGGAAGACGGGACGCCTTCGAACGTGACCTCCGTCGCATCGGGTCTCGTCTATCCCGGGGTCGGACCGGAGATCGCGATGCTGCATGAGGAAGGCCACTTGAAGGTTACGGCCATCTCGAACGAAGAGGTGATTGCCACCTTCTTCCGCATCGCAAAATCGGAAGGCATCATACCGGCGCTCGAGAGTTGCCACGCGCTGGCATTCGCGATCAATTTGGCAAAGCGCCGCCCGCCCTCGGAAACTATCCTGGTCAACCTGTCCGGCCGGGGCGACAAGGATGTCGATTTCGTTTTGAACGAGTTTCGGAATGCGGACGGCCCCGCGCGCTAGCCAGCTGCTTTCACTTGGCGGCCGCGTCTCGGAGACGATGTGACCTTCGGTCAGATGCTAGCAGAGGTCGTTTCCAACCAGACCAAGGCCGGAGCGTGCCTCCGGCCTCATTCGCAATATATGCTATTCCGCTTCCGACCAGTGAGGATAGGTGACATAGGCGGTCAGCGCGCCTTCCGCGTGGGAGCGAATGATCACGGCATTCCCCTTCGGCATATAGATAATTTTGCCGGGGGCCGCGGTCATGGTCTCGCCGTCGGCTTCGACCGAAACCCTGCCTTTCAGGACCACCATGACGTCATCGACGACGATATCGGTCTCCAGGACCTGGTCGGGCCCGTACCGGCCATATCCGACCGTGATCGGACCTCCTTGCTCTTGATCCGCCAGGTTGGCGGCAAAAATGTCGGCCTCCTGTCCGGGCGAGCGTTCGAAAACGGCCTCGGCGGGTTCAAATCTGCGAACTTTCATTTCTTTCCTTTCTCAGCTTCGGCGCATTCAGAAGGCCAATCACCCGCTGGAAAACGGGGGAAGGCATGCGTTGCAGGTCGCTGCCGTTCTCGCTAATCACGTTTTGCGATTTCGGCATCGGCGAGCCCCGACATCTGTTCGCCCATCACCTTCAGGAACACGAGCGCCCGCTCGCGGTAGAGCGCATGTTTTTCAGG
This DNA window, taken from Martelella sp. NC20, encodes the following:
- a CDS encoding glycosyltransferase family 39 protein codes for the protein MMATPAQPDNGNADVRAVERQQVDSPFFVQTLSRELSASPRRIAVAIVLAFTLVRLVWAYALGFGIDESYTIGQSRFLALSYFDHPPLHYWIAHAASVLFGTGWAIRIPTVLMFSATSWSIFCLTERLFGGVAAVFSVLFLNLSLFFLVSAGAWIVPDGPLMFFLACGAQVMVRIIFPSPGEKEPTIIWWILAGGLFGLAGLAKYSALFTLAGLVFFVIATRHRRQLLTAGPYVACFVGLIAIMPVLIWNVQHDWASLRFQTGRGSPQFAPSAFARMVLGQIVWLGPWIAIPLVQSALHAFRKGRTERELFCVALAVPAIGYTTLQALWSGAGFPHWPMPGWLFVFPLLGARLSGRIRPAIHYAITISLLTLTLLVTAVALGGSGALHRLNVPALHDPTEDLIDWSPVAKVLTPLRVGRPDGPAVAGLDWAEAGKLDFAVGEIAPVLVLGRDKRGFATRSDPRLAGRRGLVIVASEEAWAKKGSGLSCLPEDPLPVARVPVGRAGQAELTLLVIPVEGCIGAAQ
- a CDS encoding MipA/OmpV family protein, with translation MVKREHFTATAAGLTGVVSLIGLADGTYAADFAVRDDPPPAISGPQPLEKDAFESRWEVILGGGVTFEPEYEGGDKMKIGGIPIVSIGYANWLQLDPGGLAATVYKDGGFTVDARLGYEPGRSEKDGALLKGLGDVDYGITTGLRAGYEWGAWEIYGALDKTIRGSEGLKGEIGVNYGWHMGDKLVVATGVAATIADKNYMDSYFSINAAQSAASGLPQYKAKAGLQRVDFDVSATYFFDEHWLMQAAAGVGVLVGDAADSPIVKRKVQPQVSLSLGYKF
- a CDS encoding AraC family transcriptional regulator; amino-acid sequence: MTQLKSQSSAEKQPELLRVHATASRFDPHFHSTYSIVAIKRGSAEIRSARWSGTARAGDVFFFNPFEVHAARCCEDDAEYDTLYPSKAFLVRCLSIDRSDGPLSIRTSLLRKGSATRELVDVLEAPRVEDKVIEVSLRRMLSACVFSTNSAEEGVGALVQRACMLIRRNCTRAMRTEDLAHEMGVHKSHLVRTFSSAVGMAPQTYMRQVRVAKAREFMTEGVPLSEVALMLDFSDQAHFTREFKKVYGMPPGAFSRALGKYRR
- the trpB gene encoding tryptophan synthase subunit beta; protein product: MQQDELSYLMKFPDATGHFGQFGGNHYPPEVWPALEELTSTYLSLRDTPDFQHDLDTVRVGLQGRPTPVHFLKTTTAEVGGARIYIKREDLNHTGAHKINHCVGFALLAHRMGKRKLIAETGAGQHGVALASAAAYFGLDCEIHMGEVDMAKQASNVGRMRLLGARVVAASAGQSALKEASDAAFSAYIEQHEHALYAIGSAIGPHPFPMIVRDFQSVVGREARSQFLSLSEGQLPDHVVACVAGGSNAMGLYSGFLDDPAVTLHAVEPLGTSNETGKHAATLSFGTPGKLHGAQSLVLQQEDGTPSNVTSVASGLVYPGVGPEIAMLHEEGHLKVTAISNEEVIATFFRIAKSEGIIPALESCHALAFAINLAKRRPPSETILVNLSGRGDKDVDFVLNEFRNADGPAR
- a CDS encoding ethanolamine utilization protein is translated as MKVRRFEPAEAVFERSPGQEADIFAANLADQEQGGPITVGYGRYGPDQVLETDIVVDDVMVVLKGRVSVEADGETMTAAPGKIIYMPKGNAVIIRSHAEGALTAYVTYPHWSEAE